The Verrucomicrobiota bacterium sequence AGAATGCGTGGAACAAACGATCGAGCTGCGAAGTCGAAACGAAGCCGCAAGGAAGCGGTGGCCTAAAGTGCGCAGCAAACCGCACCAGCCACCCATCATGCTCCGATTGAGTCCCGCTAGCGAACCGTAAACTAACGGCCATGACAACTCGAACGTTGCCTCCGATGCCATGAACCTCCTTCAGATCACGCCGGGCGCGGGAAAAATGTTCTGCGGAAATTGCTTCCGCGACAATGCCCTGGTAGCCGCGCTGCGCAAGATGGGACACTCCGCGCTGCTCGTCCCGCTTTATCTGCCGCTGACGCTGG is a genomic window containing:
- a CDS encoding glycosyltransferase family 1 protein, whose translation is MNLLQITPGAGKMFCGNCFRDNALVAALRKMGHSALLVPLYLPLTL